Proteins encoded together in one Dechloromonas sp. HYN0024 window:
- a CDS encoding response regulator has protein sequence MANTEYLSTRQAALRLGVSLGTVQNMVESGALEAWKTAGGHRRIPVASVDALLARRRNLTPSAQEYGGQIDILIAEDDSTLQMLYQMTIDTWNLPVKLRIVADGFDALLQVGQCVPDILIADLMMPGMDGFELIRRLRANNDLMRMDIIVVSAIDREEVLERGLPADVTIFNKPIPFSEIKGFILGRLSARQRSS, from the coding sequence ATGGCCAATACCGAATACCTCAGCACCCGGCAAGCTGCGCTCCGCCTCGGCGTCTCTCTGGGCACCGTGCAGAACATGGTCGAAAGCGGCGCCCTCGAAGCATGGAAGACCGCTGGTGGCCATCGCCGGATTCCCGTAGCCTCGGTCGACGCCCTGCTCGCCCGCCGCCGCAACCTGACGCCGAGTGCCCAGGAGTATGGCGGCCAGATCGACATCCTCATTGCCGAAGATGACTCGACCCTGCAAATGCTTTACCAGATGACCATCGACACCTGGAATCTCCCGGTCAAGCTGCGCATTGTGGCCGATGGCTTCGATGCACTGCTGCAAGTAGGCCAGTGTGTTCCCGATATCCTGATCGCCGACCTCATGATGCCGGGCATGGACGGTTTTGAACTGATCCGCCGCCTGCGTGCCAACAACGACCTGATGCGCATGGACATCATCGTGGTCAGCGCCATCGACCGCGAGGAGGTTCTCGAACGGGGACTGCCGGCGGATGTCACCATCTTCAACAAACCAATTCCTTTTTCCGAAATCAAAGGGTTCATCCTCGGCCGCCTGTCGGCGCGCCAACGCAGCAGCTGA
- a CDS encoding peroxiredoxin, with the protein MAVLVGKQAPDFTATAVYGNNEIKDLKLSSFKGKPVVLFFYPLDFTFVCPSELIAFDHRLDEFKQRGVEVIGVSIDSQFTHLAWKNTAIKDGGIGQVGYPLVADIKHDICRAYDVELEGAGVALRGSFLIDKNGVVMHQVVNMLPLGRNIDEMLRMVDALQFFEEHGEVCPAGWSKGKPGMTASTEGVAAYLAKNAKKL; encoded by the coding sequence ATGGCCGTTCTCGTTGGCAAGCAAGCCCCGGATTTCACCGCCACCGCCGTATATGGCAACAACGAAATCAAGGACCTCAAGCTGTCCTCCTTCAAGGGCAAGCCGGTTGTTCTGTTCTTCTACCCGCTCGACTTCACCTTCGTCTGCCCGTCCGAGCTGATCGCCTTCGATCACCGCCTCGACGAGTTCAAACAGCGTGGCGTTGAAGTCATTGGCGTCTCCATCGACTCCCAGTTCACCCATCTGGCCTGGAAAAACACCGCCATCAAGGACGGCGGCATCGGTCAGGTCGGCTATCCGCTGGTCGCTGACATCAAGCACGACATCTGCCGTGCCTACGACGTTGAACTTGAAGGCGCCGGCGTTGCCCTGCGCGGCTCTTTCCTGATCGACAAGAACGGTGTGGTCATGCATCAGGTCGTCAACATGCTGCCGCTCGGCCGCAACATCGACGAAATGCTGCGCATGGTCGACGCCCTGCAATTCTTTGAAGAGCATGGCGAAGTTTGCCCGGCCGGCTGGAGCAAGGGCAAACCCGGCATGACCGCATCGACGGAAGGCGTTGCCGCCTACCTGGCGAAGAACGCCAAGAAGCTGTAA
- a CDS encoding NuoM family protein: protein MLKVLVFLPVAGAALLAVLPVRRALPLWQVAMAFALAALGYALWLAGQFDTVGPAIQMFESQAWNRRLGSSFALGVDGISLAMVLLTALLSLIAVLVSRRMEEGARLYFILVLLLESAMFGVFTARDWSLFYVFWEATLLPLFFLIDRLGGPNRQRAALNFFLYTLGGSVFMLVALLFLYDAAPGHSFAMADMAEGGRGLPLNTQLLIFAGLFIGFGVKMPVFPLHGWLPLAHVEAPSPVSILLSGVLLKMGAYGLIRAAETLPAALLATQDWLVILAFISLLYGGVLAWRQQDLKAMVAYSSISHMGVVLLGIATLNVTGLTGAVMQMVAHGLTAGLLFLIVGLLYQRTHSRDLADYGSLLGTAPRFALFTAFGLLAAIGLPGSAGFIAELHALVGGYQRWGGWVLILCLAMLIGAAYSLRVIGRLCLPGPAMDIPDMTRTEALAAGLLSVSIVLLGIWPAPLLDLVAGSVGSVARWFGA, encoded by the coding sequence ATGCTGAAGGTGCTGGTTTTTCTGCCGGTGGCTGGCGCGGCTCTGCTCGCCGTTCTGCCGGTGCGTCGCGCCCTGCCGTTGTGGCAGGTGGCGATGGCTTTTGCGCTGGCGGCGCTGGGTTATGCCCTGTGGCTGGCCGGGCAGTTCGATACGGTCGGACCGGCCATACAGATGTTCGAGAGTCAGGCCTGGAATCGCCGGCTCGGGTCCTCCTTTGCCCTTGGCGTCGATGGTATTTCCCTGGCCATGGTGCTGCTTACGGCGCTGCTTTCGCTCATCGCCGTACTCGTCTCGCGCCGCATGGAAGAGGGCGCCAGACTCTATTTCATCTTGGTCCTGCTCCTCGAATCAGCAATGTTCGGGGTGTTCACGGCCCGCGACTGGTCGCTGTTCTATGTTTTCTGGGAAGCCACCCTGCTCCCGCTGTTCTTTCTGATCGACCGGCTGGGCGGCCCCAACCGGCAACGGGCGGCGCTCAATTTCTTTCTCTATACGCTGGGCGGTTCCGTGTTCATGCTGGTCGCCCTGTTGTTCCTATACGATGCTGCCCCTGGTCACAGCTTTGCCATGGCCGACATGGCCGAAGGCGGGCGTGGCCTGCCGCTGAATACCCAACTCCTGATCTTCGCCGGCCTGTTCATCGGCTTTGGCGTCAAGATGCCGGTTTTCCCCCTGCATGGCTGGCTGCCGCTAGCCCACGTCGAGGCCCCCAGCCCGGTTTCCATCCTGCTCTCCGGCGTCCTCCTAAAAATGGGGGCCTACGGTCTGATCCGTGCGGCCGAGACCTTGCCCGCTGCCCTTCTGGCAACGCAGGACTGGCTGGTCATCCTGGCCTTCATCAGCCTCTTGTATGGTGGCGTCCTCGCCTGGCGGCAGCAGGACCTGAAGGCGATGGTGGCCTATTCATCCATATCGCACATGGGCGTCGTACTGCTCGGTATTGCCACACTCAATGTGACCGGCCTGACCGGTGCCGTGATGCAGATGGTGGCGCACGGCCTGACGGCGGGCCTGCTCTTTCTGATCGTCGGCCTGCTATACCAGCGCACGCACAGTCGCGATCTGGCCGATTACGGTTCGCTGCTCGGCACGGCGCCGCGCTTTGCCTTGTTCACGGCTTTCGGGCTGCTGGCCGCGATCGGGCTGCCCGGCAGTGCCGGCTTCATTGCCGAACTGCATGCGCTGGTCGGTGGCTATCAACGCTGGGGCGGCTGGGTCCTCATTCTCTGTCTGGCCATGCTGATCGGTGCCGCCTACAGCTTGCGCGTCATCGGTCGATTGTGCCTGCCCGGCCCTGCCATGGACATTCCCGACATGACGCGGACCGAGGCGCTGGCCGCCGGGCTGTTGTCGGTAAGCATCGTGTTGCTCGGCATCTGGCCGGCCCCCTTGCTCGATCTGGTAGCCGGTAGTGTTGGTTCTGTCGCTCGGTGGTTCGGAGCATGA
- a CDS encoding DUF2309 domain-containing protein, producing MSTDQELPIRQRLAHWVEHLTHVLPAQAPIRDFVHHNTLHGLQHLPFAEALATASAQTGAQAYWPESRFRACLDSGRITIDDLNAALDDAGIADLDDRLLGTLTRRDILLASLAGIQETPDGSRQAWLQREYGGGGDPLLAYFSAVGPDADRRLASGSWQELAEAGWAELCARVGKTWTWRRLLEHLTGEDVLERVRSILQQHLAAHLDLGVAAWSNPAQGQGFFAAWRASAGFDLGWEMDELPNVRDEILHLPDSPIDVLLEELPRLLPDAGQWYGYLERLALELPGWSGMFLWRDRNPGFAEGVPVAMLDFLAVRVLLERLLCEDLLRRLTGGPLALADLPDYYAARPEEFVVRAARHQSWLPEAMQGQAAYLVDLSRSGHVARDAWQELAEVIAPVMRQAQAGDSAWRMAALSRQLGLTLVDLEALGSAAAATLRSCADSLTPMQRGQIWLLAYERHYRQQLFAALTANHGRQDAVARPSAQVVMCMDDREEGTRRHLEEIAPDIATYGAAGFFGVPIYWQGLDDAVPTALCPIVVRPTQLVREQGEAGTEIVQGQRAARRERRLLWRESFYQATRRRAVAGPLLTALGSLPAVASLAAVTLAPGWFGETVRRWREQYDGRLPTRLAMTAEQAVAATPEQPQAGLTDAEQVGRVDAFLRMIGLTTDFAPLVLIFGHGSGSQNNPHLSAYDCGACSGRHGGPSARVFAAMANRPEVRVGLAQRGMLIPESCWFVAAEHNTCDDGVEWYDLDTVPETHQPALDTLVHQVSEACRAHAAERCRRLASAPVRPTPWRARQHVLGRASDISQARPELGHATNAAAFVGRREMSRGLFLDRRVFLISYDPTTDDDGRIVEGILLAAGPVGAGIALEYYFSTVDNAHFGCGSKITHNITGLFGVMEGADSDLRTGLPWQMVEIHEPMRLLVVVEQTPDVLTAILSRQPPLQELINNEWIILASKSPLTDAIAQYCPRRGWLPWSGKAVLPQVARSADWFAGESEAMTPAIILGAVR from the coding sequence ATGAGCACCGATCAGGAACTGCCTATCCGCCAGCGCCTGGCCCACTGGGTCGAGCATCTGACGCATGTCCTGCCGGCTCAGGCCCCGATTCGCGATTTTGTCCATCACAACACCCTGCATGGTCTTCAGCATCTGCCCTTCGCCGAGGCGCTGGCGACAGCGTCGGCCCAGACCGGGGCGCAAGCCTATTGGCCGGAGTCGCGGTTCCGCGCCTGTCTGGACAGCGGGCGGATCACGATTGACGACCTGAACGCGGCACTTGACGATGCCGGCATCGCCGATCTGGATGATCGCCTGCTGGGTACACTGACTCGGCGGGACATACTTCTGGCCAGCCTGGCTGGTATCCAGGAGACCCCCGATGGCAGTCGCCAGGCCTGGTTGCAGCGTGAATATGGCGGGGGCGGTGATCCGCTGCTGGCTTACTTTTCGGCAGTGGGCCCGGATGCGGATCGCCGTCTCGCCAGCGGATCGTGGCAGGAACTGGCTGAGGCCGGCTGGGCCGAACTTTGCGCCCGCGTCGGTAAAACCTGGACCTGGCGCCGCCTGCTCGAACATCTGACCGGCGAGGATGTGCTCGAACGGGTACGCAGTATCCTGCAACAACATCTTGCCGCTCACCTCGATCTTGGCGTCGCGGCCTGGTCCAACCCGGCACAGGGGCAGGGGTTCTTTGCTGCCTGGCGGGCCAGCGCCGGTTTTGATCTGGGCTGGGAAATGGACGAATTGCCTAACGTTCGCGACGAGATCCTGCATCTGCCCGACAGTCCCATCGATGTCCTGCTGGAAGAGCTGCCCCGGCTGCTACCCGATGCAGGCCAGTGGTATGGCTATCTCGAACGTCTGGCGCTCGAGCTGCCGGGCTGGTCCGGGATGTTTCTCTGGCGTGACCGCAACCCCGGATTCGCGGAAGGTGTTCCGGTGGCGATGCTCGACTTTCTCGCCGTGCGCGTCCTCCTCGAACGCCTGCTCTGTGAGGATTTGCTGCGTCGACTGACCGGTGGACCGCTGGCGCTGGCTGACTTGCCTGACTACTATGCGGCGCGTCCGGAAGAGTTTGTCGTCCGCGCCGCCCGGCACCAGTCCTGGCTCCCCGAAGCCATGCAGGGGCAGGCTGCCTACCTCGTCGATCTGTCCCGCAGCGGCCACGTGGCGCGTGATGCCTGGCAGGAACTGGCCGAGGTGATCGCTCCGGTCATGCGCCAGGCGCAGGCCGGTGATTCGGCCTGGCGAATGGCCGCCCTGAGTCGCCAGCTGGGCTTGACGCTGGTAGACCTTGAGGCGCTCGGCAGCGCTGCGGCAGCCACACTGCGGTCCTGTGCCGACAGTTTGACGCCGATGCAGCGAGGTCAGATATGGCTGCTTGCCTACGAGCGCCACTACCGCCAGCAACTTTTTGCTGCACTCACCGCCAATCATGGTCGCCAGGACGCCGTAGCCAGACCGTCGGCCCAGGTCGTCATGTGCATGGATGATCGTGAGGAGGGGACCCGCCGGCATCTCGAGGAGATCGCGCCGGATATTGCCACCTATGGCGCCGCCGGCTTTTTTGGCGTGCCGATCTACTGGCAGGGGCTCGACGATGCGGTGCCGACGGCACTCTGTCCGATCGTCGTGCGACCTACTCAACTGGTACGGGAACAAGGGGAGGCTGGGACTGAAATTGTGCAGGGTCAGCGTGCCGCCCGTCGCGAGCGACGCCTGCTCTGGCGTGAAAGTTTCTATCAGGCGACGCGCCGCCGGGCGGTGGCCGGGCCATTGCTGACCGCGTTGGGCAGTCTGCCGGCTGTGGCATCGCTGGCGGCGGTCACGCTGGCGCCCGGCTGGTTTGGTGAAACGGTACGGCGCTGGCGCGAGCAATATGATGGCCGACTGCCGACCCGGCTGGCGATGACCGCCGAGCAGGCGGTGGCGGCCACCCCCGAGCAGCCCCAGGCAGGACTCACCGACGCCGAGCAGGTCGGCCGGGTTGACGCTTTTCTGCGCATGATCGGCCTGACCACCGATTTCGCTCCGCTGGTCCTGATTTTTGGGCACGGCTCGGGCAGCCAGAACAATCCGCACCTTTCCGCCTATGACTGCGGGGCTTGCTCCGGCCGGCACGGCGGTCCAAGTGCCCGGGTCTTTGCGGCCATGGCCAATCGGCCCGAGGTGCGCGTCGGGCTGGCTCAACGCGGCATGCTGATTCCCGAGAGCTGCTGGTTCGTTGCGGCCGAGCACAATACCTGTGACGACGGGGTCGAGTGGTACGACCTTGATACGGTGCCGGAAACGCACCAGCCAGCGCTCGATACCCTGGTGCATCAGGTATCCGAGGCCTGTCGTGCCCATGCCGCCGAGCGCTGCCGCCGATTGGCCTCGGCCCCTGTTCGGCCGACGCCCTGGCGGGCTCGTCAGCACGTGCTTGGCCGGGCCAGCGACATTTCCCAGGCCCGGCCGGAACTCGGTCATGCCACCAATGCCGCCGCCTTTGTCGGCCGGCGCGAGATGAGTCGTGGACTCTTCCTTGACCGCCGGGTCTTCCTGATTTCGTACGATCCGACCACCGACGATGACGGCCGGATCGTCGAAGGCATCCTGCTCGCGGCGGGGCCCGTCGGTGCCGGCATCGCCCTTGAGTACTATTTCTCGACGGTCGATAACGCGCATTTCGGCTGCGGTTCGAAGATTACCCACAATATCACTGGCTTGTTCGGGGTCATGGAGGGGGCCGATTCAGACTTGCGTACCGGCCTGCCCTGGCAGATGGTCGAAATCCACGAGCCGATGCGTTTGCTGGTCGTCGTCGAACAGACACCGGATGTTCTGACGGCCATCCTGAGTCGTCAGCCACCGCTGCAGGAACTGATCAATAACGAATGGATCATTCTGGCGTCGAAGTCGCCATTGACCGATGCCATCGCCCAATATTGCCCGCGCCGCGGCTGGTTGCCGTGGTCGGGCAAGGCGGTCCTGCCCCAGGTGGCGCGCTCGGCTGACTGGTTTGCCGGGGAGTCGGAGGCGATGACGCCGGCGATCATTCTTGGAGCTGTCCGATGA
- a CDS encoding proton-conducting transporter membrane subunit: protein MNPMLARLPEWIWLVPVLPLMAVVINGIRVLLGRATGDAAEPLTARLSSLAAFGGLVLLLAIDGMALVYGAPGHRRLAHWFGNGNWEASFSFMLDPLSLTLGTLTALIGWLVMRFSANYLHREAGFHRFFLALSFFLAGIQLVLLAGNGLLAFVGWEMCGVSSFLLIGYAWQRPVATGNALFAFVTNRGGDAGFLLALGLAATWLGGFEWTLLAKASQISVVNDRLLVIGFVIAALAKSAQLPFSAWITKALEGPTPSSAIFYGAVMVHAGVYLMLRLEPLLIQVPDVMFGLVVAGALTAIYAWLCGLVQTDVKSALIFATVFQVSLMFVSIGLGWTTLALVHLCLHAGWRVWQFLVAPSWLVITRQRPPPPPAWLRQNQLLYTIALQRFWLDKLSQTLLVEPTQSFARDVRALEEQFIDHAIGQPGCGKPIHAERPLVLADGLPGRLLAALSDVLQHIEYRLLLRGKGGTAEKLMHRAGAYLRTLENLLEQPRYLMMAVMATFVVIL from the coding sequence ATGAACCCAATGCTCGCCCGGCTTCCTGAATGGATCTGGCTGGTCCCGGTGCTGCCGCTGATGGCGGTGGTCATCAATGGTATCCGTGTTCTGCTCGGCCGGGCGACGGGCGATGCCGCCGAGCCGCTGACGGCCCGCCTGTCCTCGCTGGCGGCCTTTGGTGGGTTGGTTCTCCTTTTGGCCATTGATGGCATGGCCCTTGTTTACGGGGCCCCCGGGCATCGTCGCCTGGCTCACTGGTTTGGTAACGGCAATTGGGAGGCCAGCTTCTCGTTCATGCTTGACCCGCTCTCCCTGACGTTGGGTACGCTGACCGCGCTGATCGGCTGGCTGGTCATGCGTTTCTCGGCCAATTACCTGCATCGCGAAGCCGGCTTTCACCGTTTCTTCCTTGCCCTCAGTTTCTTCCTCGCCGGCATCCAGCTCGTCCTCCTTGCCGGTAACGGGCTGCTCGCCTTTGTCGGCTGGGAAATGTGCGGCGTTTCATCGTTCCTGCTCATTGGCTACGCCTGGCAGCGGCCGGTGGCGACCGGCAACGCGCTGTTCGCCTTCGTCACCAATCGCGGCGGCGATGCCGGCTTCCTGCTGGCGCTCGGGCTGGCGGCAACCTGGCTCGGCGGGTTCGAATGGACCCTGCTGGCAAAGGCTTCGCAGATCAGTGTCGTCAACGACCGCTTGCTGGTCATTGGCTTTGTCATCGCGGCCCTTGCCAAGTCGGCCCAGCTGCCCTTCTCGGCGTGGATCACCAAGGCGCTGGAGGGGCCGACCCCATCTTCGGCAATTTTCTACGGCGCGGTAATGGTGCATGCCGGGGTCTATCTGATGCTGCGCCTGGAGCCCCTGCTCATTCAGGTGCCCGACGTCATGTTCGGGCTGGTCGTGGCCGGTGCGCTGACGGCGATCTATGCCTGGCTCTGTGGACTGGTGCAGACTGACGTCAAGTCGGCGCTGATTTTCGCAACCGTTTTTCAGGTTTCGCTGATGTTTGTGTCCATCGGCCTCGGCTGGACGACGCTGGCCCTGGTCCACCTCTGTCTGCACGCCGGCTGGCGGGTCTGGCAGTTCCTCGTCGCCCCCTCATGGCTGGTCATTACCCGCCAGCGGCCGCCTCCGCCGCCGGCTTGGCTGCGCCAGAATCAGCTGTTGTATACCATCGCCCTGCAACGTTTCTGGCTCGACAAGCTGTCGCAGACGCTGCTAGTCGAGCCGACCCAGTCCTTTGCCCGTGATGTGCGGGCCCTCGAGGAGCAATTCATCGATCACGCCATCGGTCAGCCCGGGTGCGGCAAGCCGATCCATGCCGAGCGGCCGCTGGTCCTTGCCGACGGTTTGCCGGGGCGCCTCCTGGCGGCGCTATCCGATGTCCTGCAGCATATCGAATATCGCCTGCTGCTGCGCGGCAAGGGCGGTACGGCCGAGAAACTGATGCACCGGGCTGGCGCCTACCTGCGGACACTGGAAAACCTTCTTGAACAGCCGCGCTATCTGATGATGGCGGTCATGGCGACTTTCGTGGTGATTCTCTGA
- a CDS encoding NuoM family protein, which produces MGSLSEIFWNEQAELPLLLFLQLLPLFGAAVVYAFNERRTAVTLGKVFALAELLLCIVVVSHLDPLRPALQLAERFAPLAYHVAVDGLSLLFLLLAALLTFLMTLYGMSRGMISPGRLFAVLLLAEAGLVGMLVTVNVAWFSAFSALELWSVVYLLRRWASSRAEIHALARFVQYQSFGWVLFAAGCVVLGWGHAEATGGYWSFDLFDLVGAVPVGKFQTAAFYLLFYGLAVRTPLFPLHGWLPNMAQHGLIAVAPALMVGVKVGIYGMMRFVLPLTPAAVQYWQPYVVGFAMAGVFFTAALAFQQSNLRRLLAFAVVSHTSLLVIGLFSLHESGIQGAMLLAANFGLAVTGMWFIVGFVFRRTGTTELHELSGLFERIPFLAIAFLSFGLAIVGMPGTPGFDAAHLILEASIDTFGALSTVATALGNVAAAGFLLWAFQKAFLSQAKAGGHDVDRTQIMEYLVCGIALVAMLAIGFFTEPWLYLTETASQTAAARFVK; this is translated from the coding sequence ATGGGTTCACTAAGCGAAATTTTCTGGAACGAGCAGGCCGAACTGCCACTACTCCTCTTCCTGCAACTTCTTCCCCTGTTTGGCGCGGCTGTGGTCTATGCCTTCAACGAGCGGCGCACGGCGGTCACCCTTGGCAAGGTCTTTGCGCTGGCTGAACTGCTGCTCTGCATCGTCGTCGTCAGTCATCTCGATCCCTTGCGGCCGGCCCTGCAACTGGCCGAACGCTTCGCGCCCCTGGCCTACCATGTGGCGGTAGATGGCCTGAGCCTGCTCTTTTTGCTGCTCGCTGCCCTGCTTACCTTTCTCATGACCCTGTATGGCATGAGTCGCGGCATGATCTCGCCGGGGCGACTGTTTGCTGTCCTCTTGCTGGCCGAAGCTGGACTGGTCGGGATGCTGGTGACGGTGAACGTGGCGTGGTTTTCTGCTTTTTCGGCGCTTGAGCTGTGGTCGGTGGTCTACCTGTTGCGGCGCTGGGCTTCGTCGCGGGCCGAAATTCATGCACTGGCCCGCTTTGTCCAGTACCAGTCGTTTGGTTGGGTACTCTTTGCCGCCGGTTGCGTCGTGCTCGGCTGGGGCCATGCCGAGGCGACGGGCGGATACTGGAGTTTCGATCTCTTCGATCTGGTCGGCGCCGTTCCGGTCGGCAAGTTCCAGACGGCGGCCTTCTACTTGCTGTTCTACGGACTGGCCGTTCGTACACCGCTCTTTCCGCTGCATGGCTGGTTGCCCAACATGGCGCAGCACGGGTTGATCGCCGTCGCCCCTGCGCTCATGGTCGGCGTCAAGGTCGGCATTTACGGGATGATGCGTTTTGTCCTACCGCTGACGCCGGCGGCGGTCCAGTATTGGCAGCCGTATGTCGTCGGCTTCGCCATGGCCGGGGTCTTTTTCACGGCGGCGCTCGCTTTCCAGCAGAGCAATTTGCGCCGCCTGCTGGCTTTCGCCGTGGTCAGTCACACCAGTCTGCTGGTTATCGGCCTGTTCAGCCTGCATGAGTCGGGGATTCAGGGGGCCATGCTGCTGGCCGCCAACTTCGGGCTGGCGGTGACCGGCATGTGGTTCATCGTCGGCTTTGTCTTCCGGCGCACCGGGACGACCGAACTACACGAACTGTCCGGCCTGTTCGAGCGCATTCCTTTCCTCGCCATCGCTTTCCTGAGTTTTGGTCTGGCCATCGTTGGTATGCCGGGGACGCCGGGTTTCGATGCGGCACACCTCATACTTGAGGCGTCGATCGATACCTTCGGGGCACTGTCTACTGTCGCAACCGCCCTCGGCAATGTCGCCGCTGCCGGCTTCCTGCTCTGGGCTTTCCAGAAGGCCTTTCTGTCACAGGCCAAAGCGGGCGGGCACGATGTGGACCGGACGCAGATCATGGAATATCTGGTCTGCGGCATTGCTCTGGTAGCCATGCTGGCGATTGGATTTTTTACCGAGCCCTGGCTGTATCTGACCGAAACGGCCAGTCAGACGGCTGCCGCGAGGTTTGTAAAATGA
- a CDS encoding NuoM family protein — protein sequence MTPALLSLLIFLPLVSGLMLWLLPARVTRHLVAVSMLTTLLLATAVLFAYDPAGARFQLIERASWVSSLNIHYQVGIDGISVLFLPATALLFLASLVAGWNAVEDAPRLHYSLLLLLQSATLGVFCALDTALFFVFWELTLVPLYFLLGRWGGCSGGGAAARYFLIMLAGGIPLLIAFVMLAASQPVPSFDLLALFGMPLPRPTQTAVFLLCLLGFGVKVPLVPLHTWLPQFALAAPGSLTALLVGVKLGVFGLIRFAVPLAPEAAIDLHWLLAGLGTVAILYGAVGMLAQSNLRVGLAYASICHVGLAVLGLASFSAQAVQGAVSLLLSFSVASGGAFILLEFLRQRTGSTDIHALGGAARTMPLLASGFLICGLAGVGMPGTSSFPGEFMLIIAALQSHTGAGMAALFGLSIAAGGFLSLYRKAFFGPVTRPGVADASDLRPREWAVLVALIVMIVGIGVYPGPWIEIVRPAAELWAAGLLR from the coding sequence ATGACCCCGGCGCTCCTTTCCCTGCTCATTTTTCTGCCGCTCGTTAGCGGGCTCATGCTCTGGCTGCTGCCGGCCAGGGTGACGCGCCATCTGGTCGCCGTCAGCATGCTGACGACGCTCCTTCTGGCAACCGCCGTGTTGTTCGCCTACGACCCGGCAGGGGCGCGTTTCCAGTTGATTGAACGAGCGTCCTGGGTGAGCAGTCTGAATATTCATTACCAGGTCGGGATTGATGGCATTTCGGTGCTCTTTCTGCCGGCCACGGCGCTCCTTTTTCTGGCTTCGCTGGTGGCTGGCTGGAATGCGGTTGAGGACGCCCCGCGCCTGCATTACAGCCTGTTGTTGCTGCTTCAGTCGGCGACGCTGGGCGTTTTCTGTGCCCTGGATACAGCCTTGTTCTTTGTCTTCTGGGAGCTGACGCTGGTCCCCCTTTACTTCCTCCTCGGTCGTTGGGGGGGCTGCTCTGGGGGCGGCGCGGCGGCACGCTATTTTCTTATTATGCTGGCCGGTGGCATTCCCTTGCTCATTGCCTTTGTCATGCTTGCCGCCAGCCAGCCGGTGCCAAGCTTTGACCTGCTTGCCCTCTTCGGCATGCCGCTCCCCCGGCCTACCCAGACCGCAGTTTTCCTCCTCTGCCTGCTTGGTTTTGGCGTCAAGGTGCCGCTGGTGCCACTGCATACCTGGTTGCCGCAATTTGCCCTGGCGGCACCCGGCTCACTGACGGCGCTTCTTGTCGGGGTCAAGCTGGGGGTCTTCGGGCTGATTCGTTTTGCCGTCCCGCTGGCACCCGAGGCGGCCATTGATCTGCACTGGCTCCTCGCTGGTCTGGGTACGGTGGCCATTCTCTATGGTGCGGTCGGCATGCTGGCCCAGAGCAACCTGCGCGTTGGTCTGGCTTATGCGAGTATCTGTCACGTTGGCCTGGCGGTCCTCGGGCTGGCCTCGTTCTCGGCGCAGGCGGTGCAGGGGGCGGTGTCCCTGCTGCTCAGTTTTTCAGTGGCTTCGGGTGGGGCTTTCATCCTGCTCGAATTTTTGCGCCAGCGCACCGGTTCGACCGATATTCATGCCCTGGGCGGGGCGGCCAGAACCATGCCCCTGCTCGCCAGCGGATTCCTGATCTGCGGACTGGCCGGGGTTGGCATGCCGGGAACGAGTAGTTTCCCTGGCGAATTCATGCTCATCATTGCCGCTCTGCAAAGTCACACCGGGGCCGGCATGGCGGCATTGTTCGGGTTGTCGATCGCTGCTGGCGGCTTTTTGTCGCTTTACCGAAAGGCCTTTTTTGGCCCGGTTACCCGGCCGGGTGTTGCTGATGCCAGCGATCTTCGGCCCCGCGAATGGGCCGTGCTGGTGGCATTGATCGTGATGATCGTTGGCATCGGGGTGTACCCCGGGCCATGGATTGAAATTGTCAGGCCCGCCGCCGAGCTCTGGGCGGCCGGGTTACTGCGCTGA
- a CDS encoding zinc ribbon domain-containing protein YjdM has protein sequence MSGLPNCPKCKSEYTYEDGSNYVCPECAHEWSKEAGESAEQVRVWKDANGNVLQDGDSVTVIKDLKIKGSSSVVKVGTKVKNIRLIDGDHDIDCKIDGIGAMQLKSEFVKKA, from the coding sequence ATGAGCGGCTTGCCGAACTGTCCGAAGTGCAAATCGGAATACACCTACGAAGACGGCAGCAACTATGTCTGCCCGGAATGCGCCCACGAGTGGAGCAAGGAGGCCGGCGAAAGCGCCGAGCAGGTCCGCGTCTGGAAGGATGCCAACGGCAACGTACTGCAAGATGGCGACTCGGTCACCGTCATCAAAGACCTAAAAATCAAGGGCTCGTCGTCGGTCGTCAAGGTCGGCACAAAGGTCAAGAACATCCGCCTGATCGACGGCGACCACGACATCGACTGCAAGATCGACGGCATCGGTGCCATGCAGCTCAAGTCGGAGTTCGTCAAGAAGGCCTGA